One Phenylobacterium immobile (ATCC 35973) genomic window carries:
- a CDS encoding replication initiator protein A, with translation MSARTDPHPIRDFFIADLIDYAPKDSAEMMERPFFSIAKRKRNKPIHYETPDGKLWIKVNGNPTHGMATIWDADILIWCISRIVAQRDAGKNDLRPTIHTTPYELLKGIARGTSGQDYVELLRAIKRLRTTEVETNIRAGKRRYTAFHYLGDIEGEGEGIDDPEQLKSLTLRVPDWLLDGIMSGNILTLDREYFLLTGGIERAIYRVARKHAGSQPHGWTVKMTTLYDKTGSESPLKKFTFRIREMCRADELPRYAMRETATQDGSPAVHFVDRMYAQEAVKERRGADKSQRGREDARAAWIDAQRDPRDFDGAWSAWIEGGYPPDGFATACADRRANMPS, from the coding sequence ATGAGCGCCCGCACCGATCCACACCCAATTCGGGACTTCTTCATCGCCGACTTGATCGACTACGCGCCCAAGGACAGCGCGGAGATGATGGAGCGACCGTTTTTCTCCATCGCCAAGCGTAAGCGCAACAAGCCGATCCATTACGAGACCCCGGACGGCAAGCTGTGGATCAAGGTCAACGGCAATCCGACCCACGGCATGGCGACGATTTGGGACGCCGATATCCTGATCTGGTGCATTTCTCGGATCGTGGCGCAGCGCGACGCCGGCAAGAACGACTTGCGGCCGACCATTCACACGACCCCATACGAGCTGCTCAAGGGGATCGCGCGCGGCACCAGCGGCCAGGACTACGTCGAACTGCTACGGGCCATCAAACGCCTGCGGACCACGGAAGTTGAGACCAATATCCGGGCCGGCAAGCGCCGCTACACCGCTTTCCACTACCTCGGTGACATCGAGGGGGAGGGGGAGGGGATCGACGACCCAGAACAGCTCAAGAGCCTGACGTTGCGCGTCCCGGACTGGCTTCTGGACGGCATCATGAGCGGGAACATCCTGACGCTCGATAGGGAGTATTTCCTGCTTACCGGCGGCATCGAGCGGGCGATCTACCGCGTCGCGCGCAAGCACGCTGGATCTCAGCCGCATGGCTGGACGGTCAAGATGACCACGCTCTACGACAAGACCGGCAGTGAATCGCCGTTGAAGAAATTCACCTTTCGCATTCGGGAGATGTGCCGCGCCGATGAACTCCCGCGCTACGCGATGCGGGAGACCGCGACGCAGGACGGTAGCCCGGCGGTCCACTTCGTCGATCGCATGTATGCCCAGGAAGCCGTGAAGGAACGCCGAGGAGCCGATAAGTCCCAGCGCGGGCGGGAAGACGCCCGCGCCGCCTGGATAGACGCTCAGCGCGACCCACGGGACTTTGATGGGGCATGGTCGGCCTGGATCGAGGGCGGGTATCCGCCCGATGGTTTCGCGACGGCCTGCGCCGATCGCCGCGCGAACATGCCGAGCTAG
- a CDS encoding ribbon-helix-helix domain-containing protein has translation MSARPSLSARLAQAAGPAPAPAPAPAPASAPVASPASPRPARARKAAEMPVAAPAKARIGKTMVAGYFSPEMARAVKLLAVERGVTVQALIGEALDLVLRQAGKHPMGER, from the coding sequence ATGAGCGCGCGTCCCAGCCTTTCCGCACGCCTTGCCCAGGCGGCCGGTCCCGCGCCGGCGCCGGCGCCGGCGCCGGCGCCGGCATCAGCTCCAGTCGCCAGCCCCGCCTCGCCACGCCCGGCTCGGGCTCGCAAGGCGGCCGAGATGCCCGTGGCCGCGCCTGCCAAAGCTCGCATCGGCAAGACCATGGTCGCGGGATATTTCTCGCCGGAGATGGCCCGCGCGGTGAAGCTCCTCGCCGTCGAGCGTGGCGTGACCGTCCAGGCGCTCATCGGCGAGGCGCTGGATCTCGTCCTGCGCCAGGCCGGCAAGCACCCGATGGGGGAGCGATGA
- the parA gene encoding ParA family partition ATPase, whose protein sequence is MKTISIVSQKGGVGKTTLAVHLAVAAANAGYTVALIDLDPQATAAQWADWRGTDNPAVVAAPHARLGPTLAEAQKAGVDLVVIDSPPAADSAAVAAAKAADLVLIPTRASAFDLHAIKTTAELVRVAQKPAYVVLNAVPPRATALIEEVATVISSLQLAIAPVCLVDRAAFRHAVINGQAAAEYEPAGKAAEEVDRLYTWACGRLDMSTRPHPERAVA, encoded by the coding sequence ATGAAGACCATTTCCATCGTCAGCCAGAAAGGCGGGGTCGGGAAGACGACCCTGGCCGTTCATTTGGCCGTCGCAGCCGCGAACGCGGGCTATACGGTCGCCTTGATCGACCTGGACCCACAGGCGACAGCAGCGCAGTGGGCCGACTGGCGGGGAACAGACAATCCCGCCGTGGTCGCCGCGCCGCACGCCAGGCTTGGCCCGACTCTGGCCGAGGCCCAGAAGGCCGGCGTTGATCTCGTGGTGATCGACAGTCCGCCGGCGGCCGATAGCGCCGCCGTCGCCGCCGCCAAGGCCGCCGACCTCGTTCTGATCCCGACGCGGGCCTCAGCCTTCGACCTTCACGCCATCAAGACGACGGCGGAGCTAGTCAGGGTGGCTCAGAAGCCCGCCTATGTGGTGCTCAACGCCGTTCCGCCCCGCGCTACCGCCCTGATCGAGGAGGTCGCGACGGTGATCAGCAGCTTGCAGCTCGCTATCGCGCCGGTGTGCCTAGTTGATCGGGCCGCTTTCCGCCATGCGGTGATCAACGGCCAGGCGGCGGCGGAGTATGAGCCGGCCGGCAAGGCGGCCGAGGAGGTTGATCGGCTTTACACGTGGGCATGTGGACGCCTGGACATGTCCACACGTCCCCACCCTGAAAGGGCAGTGGCATGA
- a CDS encoding BsuBI/PstI family type II restriction endonuclease, whose product MPALLSRDLIRMRLQEIFPEGIDRRADLVSMVAASTIYTALYIGAIEGEDVWLGPKHVYRMTVDQAALTGDADRLGYIATIRRPNGEVAGQRWYQDTTRESIRDDTLREGLVVVGAVMMKTGLPTTSSKPRYALRADFAALFDPLLEGNALDTALSDWRSAKLNKGALARLAIVRQGAGQTADAVLVKFPNGETRLMSPGPSSEITRAVVEVFAIRFLAKPAVLSISESGNKVVQRDLALAQSVGLNIQADENLPDVVLVDLEPEHPLLVFVEVVASDGPVGVRRKAALEKLATGAGFPTEHVAFVTAYLDRSAGPFKKTVNSLAWGTYAWFAAEPEQLMMLSENTARLRGRP is encoded by the coding sequence ATGCCTGCCCTGCTTAGCCGAGACCTCATCCGTATGCGCCTGCAGGAGATTTTTCCCGAGGGAATAGATCGCCGAGCAGACTTGGTGAGCATGGTGGCCGCCAGCACGATTTATACGGCCCTTTATATCGGTGCGATCGAAGGCGAAGACGTGTGGCTTGGACCAAAGCACGTCTATCGGATGACAGTCGACCAAGCCGCCCTGACGGGTGACGCCGATCGCCTCGGCTACATCGCCACTATCCGGCGACCGAATGGCGAAGTTGCAGGGCAGCGTTGGTATCAGGACACCACCCGCGAAAGCATCCGTGATGACACACTGCGAGAAGGTCTGGTTGTCGTCGGCGCCGTCATGATGAAAACGGGCCTCCCAACCACATCAAGCAAACCCCGCTACGCCTTGCGGGCTGATTTTGCGGCGCTTTTCGATCCTCTTCTGGAGGGAAATGCCCTCGACACGGCACTCAGCGACTGGCGTTCCGCCAAGCTCAATAAGGGTGCCTTAGCGCGGTTGGCGATCGTTCGCCAAGGTGCGGGTCAGACCGCTGACGCTGTTCTAGTGAAATTCCCGAACGGCGAAACACGCCTGATGTCGCCAGGTCCCAGCTCGGAAATTACACGGGCCGTGGTGGAGGTTTTCGCCATTAGGTTCTTGGCAAAGCCCGCCGTTCTGTCGATCAGCGAAAGCGGTAACAAAGTGGTCCAGCGCGACCTCGCGCTGGCACAGTCGGTTGGATTGAACATCCAGGCGGACGAAAATTTGCCGGACGTGGTTCTCGTGGACCTCGAGCCTGAACATCCCCTTTTGGTGTTTGTTGAAGTCGTCGCGAGCGATGGGCCAGTTGGTGTGCGACGGAAGGCTGCCCTTGAGAAACTGGCTACTGGGGCCGGCTTTCCCACGGAGCATGTCGCATTCGTGACGGCCTATCTTGATCGCAGCGCCGGGCCATTCAAGAAGACCGTCAACAGTCTGGCCTGGGGGACTTATGCGTGGTTCGCCGCTGAGCCTGAACAGCTGATGATGCTTAGCGAGAACACAGCCCGCCTTCGCGGTCGCCCTTAG
- a CDS encoding HsdM family class I SAM-dependent methyltransferase, with protein sequence MKSKLQAVAPARLDFRDSETSRYELARGRQLARAWASTLPEPRRRDLAAVFTRAALVAYAGATQPTAKLSSPFSTPYGRLDAPVQQMAEAIGRDAAPLPMGEALHNLTGLYTALLDGRERSAMGAFYTPPALAGRLLDLAAEQGVDWRTARVLDPASGGGAFLLPAAERMRAAMTEADAAFVLGQIGSRLLGLELDPYAAWFGQAALEIQLADLATIARRPVPIMVRVADTLEEAPSETYDLVVGNPPYGRVALTPEQRRRYQRSLYGHANLYGVFTDIAVRWTKPGGIVAYLTPTSFLGGHYYAALRELMAQEAPPAAIDFVHARSGVFEDVLQETCLAAYCKGASPGRAQVHYVKVTSEREATVVRNGTIGLPSPATAPWLAPRDPEHSALIAAAEKMPARLADWGYSVSTGPLVWNRFKGQMRERAGRNVHPLIWAESVTADGRFVYRADKRNHAPYFKIERGDAWLVVEEACVLVQRTTAKEQVRRLIAAELPPSFIAAHGGVIVENHLNMVRPALNPSISPATVSAVLNSRVVDELFRCISGSVAVSAFELEALPLPEASAMRGVEELVKRGASAGAIEAALLKLYAGSAAK encoded by the coding sequence ATGAAGTCGAAGCTGCAAGCGGTCGCACCAGCCCGCCTCGATTTCCGTGACTCAGAAACCAGCCGCTATGAGTTGGCGCGCGGGCGCCAACTGGCCCGCGCCTGGGCCTCGACGCTGCCTGAACCCCGCCGCCGCGACCTTGCCGCCGTCTTCACGCGCGCGGCCCTGGTCGCCTACGCCGGCGCGACCCAACCCACCGCAAAGCTCAGCAGCCCCTTTTCGACCCCATATGGCCGCCTTGACGCACCCGTCCAGCAGATGGCCGAGGCGATTGGTCGTGATGCCGCGCCGCTGCCCATGGGCGAAGCACTGCACAATCTGACCGGACTCTATACCGCCCTTCTGGATGGTCGTGAGCGCAGCGCCATGGGGGCTTTTTACACCCCCCCTGCCCTCGCGGGCCGCCTTCTTGACCTAGCAGCCGAACAGGGTGTCGATTGGCGAACGGCTCGGGTTCTGGACCCCGCGAGCGGCGGGGGTGCTTTCCTGTTGCCAGCGGCGGAGCGGATGCGGGCCGCCATGACCGAAGCTGACGCGGCTTTCGTCCTTGGCCAAATCGGAAGTCGCCTCCTCGGCCTGGAGCTTGATCCTTACGCGGCGTGGTTTGGTCAGGCGGCGCTGGAGATCCAACTCGCCGACCTGGCCACGATCGCCCGCCGACCTGTCCCGATCATGGTGCGAGTGGCGGACACCCTCGAAGAGGCGCCCAGCGAGACCTACGACTTGGTCGTTGGAAACCCGCCTTACGGTCGGGTCGCGCTAACCCCCGAACAGCGGCGGCGCTACCAGCGCAGCCTCTATGGCCATGCCAATCTCTATGGCGTTTTCACCGACATCGCCGTGCGATGGACGAAGCCGGGCGGCATCGTCGCCTATCTGACGCCGACCAGCTTCCTTGGCGGCCATTACTACGCTGCGCTGCGAGAGCTTATGGCCCAGGAGGCGCCGCCGGCGGCGATCGATTTTGTCCACGCCCGCAGCGGTGTCTTCGAGGACGTGCTGCAGGAGACCTGCCTGGCGGCCTACTGCAAAGGCGCGAGCCCGGGCCGTGCGCAGGTCCACTATGTGAAGGTCACCAGCGAGCGCGAGGCTACGGTTGTCCGCAACGGCACGATTGGCCTCCCCTCCCCTGCGACCGCGCCATGGTTGGCGCCGCGCGACCCAGAGCATTCCGCCCTCATCGCCGCCGCTGAAAAGATGCCCGCTCGCTTGGCTGACTGGGGTTACAGCGTCTCGACTGGACCGCTCGTTTGGAACCGCTTTAAGGGCCAAATGCGGGAGCGGGCGGGCCGAAATGTACATCCCTTGATTTGGGCCGAATCCGTCACGGCGGATGGCCGCTTCGTCTACCGGGCCGACAAGCGAAACCACGCGCCCTATTTCAAGATCGAGCGCGGGGACGCATGGCTCGTGGTCGAAGAAGCGTGCGTGCTAGTCCAGCGGACGACCGCCAAAGAACAGGTTCGTCGGCTCATCGCCGCCGAGTTGCCGCCCTCGTTTATCGCGGCGCACGGAGGGGTCATTGTCGAAAATCACCTCAACATGGTCCGCCCGGCGCTCAACCCTTCGATATCGCCCGCGACTGTCTCCGCGGTGCTCAATAGCCGGGTGGTTGATGAGCTATTCCGGTGCATCAGCGGCAGTGTCGCGGTGTCAGCCTTCGAGTTGGAGGCGTTGCCCCTCCCTGAAGCATCAGCGATGAGAGGAGTCGAAGAATTGGTGAAGCGCGGGGCTAGCGCCGGCGCGATTGAAGCGGCGCTCCTGAAGCTCTACGCTGGCAGCGCTGCGAAATGA
- a CDS encoding recombinase family protein: MRHGYARVSTDDQNLARQRHALTAIGCDQIVEEVESGVKARRRLDGLLADLQSGDQLIVTELDRLGRSTGEAVMLMDELIRRGIVLKVLALPSLDIATNDGRLIADILASLAAHERRRLRDRQRQGIAAARSAGRHLGRRPKMNGQQIGEARARLAADEPVPVVARAYGVTPKTLRATLARNGMGN; the protein is encoded by the coding sequence ATGCGACACGGTTATGCCCGCGTTTCCACAGACGATCAGAACCTCGCGCGGCAGCGACACGCGCTTACCGCGATCGGCTGCGACCAGATCGTCGAGGAGGTCGAGAGCGGAGTCAAAGCGCGTCGGCGCCTGGATGGTCTGCTCGCCGACCTGCAGTCAGGTGATCAGCTGATCGTGACAGAGTTGGACCGATTGGGCCGGAGCACAGGCGAAGCCGTGATGCTCATGGACGAGTTGATCCGGCGGGGAATTGTCCTAAAGGTCCTCGCCCTCCCCTCCCTCGACATTGCGACCAACGACGGCCGATTGATCGCCGACATTCTCGCTAGTCTGGCCGCCCACGAACGCCGGCGCCTTCGCGACCGGCAACGCCAGGGAATCGCTGCGGCTCGCTCGGCTGGGCGACACCTTGGTCGCCGGCCCAAAATGAACGGGCAACAGATCGGTGAAGCCCGAGCGCGCCTCGCGGCTGACGAGCCAGTTCCTGTGGTTGCGCGCGCCTACGGGGTTACGCCGAAGACCCTACGTGCAACATTGGCGCGCAACGGGATGGGGAACTGA